One window of Xanthomonas sp. 10-10 genomic DNA carries:
- a CDS encoding lysylphosphatidylglycerol synthase transmembrane domain-containing protein, with protein sequence MAPPSPPNISDAAKPRHRLDYLAAFVLVLCAGYVAVLLWLDHGNGTFSKLGDVWQLMSLAIVPVSITYLFRYWRWRWLLRRKGHRVPFLHGLAGYLAGFALTATPGKAGELMRIRYFARMGIPPERTLGVFVFERASDLLVILSLSLLAAPVFPTLGALVAVVLGFVCVLFGAAAWPALLNQLTNLSERLPGTWLRRLTRFGLAAVLELRSCLDLRAFAQSMLAGSIAWGLTSAVFVGLCTGMGLPLDPVVAFGIYPLAMLIGALSFVPGGVGTTELAIVLMLDRLGISAADAIAAAVAARLVTLWYAIAVGAVAMSIAEFALQNEASLVD encoded by the coding sequence ATGGCTCCACCCTCGCCACCAAACATCAGCGATGCCGCCAAGCCGCGGCATCGTCTGGATTATCTGGCCGCCTTCGTGCTGGTGCTGTGTGCGGGGTACGTGGCTGTACTGCTGTGGCTGGATCACGGCAACGGTACCTTCTCCAAGCTGGGCGATGTCTGGCAGTTGATGTCGCTGGCAATCGTGCCGGTGTCCATCACTTATTTGTTCCGATATTGGCGGTGGCGTTGGTTGCTGCGCCGAAAGGGACATCGAGTACCGTTCTTGCACGGTCTGGCTGGCTATCTGGCGGGCTTTGCGCTGACTGCTACGCCCGGCAAGGCCGGTGAGCTGATGCGTATCCGCTACTTCGCGCGCATGGGCATTCCGCCCGAGCGCACGCTTGGAGTCTTCGTCTTCGAACGTGCATCCGACCTGCTGGTGATCTTGTCCTTGTCGCTGCTGGCTGCACCGGTGTTCCCGACCTTGGGGGCCCTGGTTGCAGTGGTTCTGGGATTTGTCTGCGTGTTGTTCGGTGCAGCGGCCTGGCCCGCTCTGCTCAACCAATTGACCAACCTGAGCGAACGCTTGCCTGGAACATGGTTGCGGCGCCTGACCCGTTTTGGCCTCGCCGCAGTGCTGGAACTACGCAGCTGCCTGGACCTTAGAGCATTCGCGCAAAGCATGCTTGCGGGGTCGATCGCTTGGGGGCTGACGTCGGCTGTGTTCGTGGGATTGTGCACAGGCATGGGCTTGCCGCTGGATCCTGTTGTCGCGTTCGGCATCTACCCCCTGGCGATGCTGATTGGCGCATTGTCTTTTGTTCCTGGAGGTGTGGGCACCACCGAACTGGCCATTGTTTTGATGCTTGATCGGCTCGGGATCTCCGCCGCAGACGCAATTGCGGCCGCTGTCGCAGCCCGCCTGGTCACGCTCTGGTACGCGATCGCGGTTGGCGCGGTGGCTATGTCGATCGCCGAATTTGCCTTACAAAATGAGGCAAGCCTAGTCGACTAG
- a CDS encoding FAD-binding oxidoreductase yields MAAGQSWGRYPRAQQMLLPINDRAANLPAFDGLALPRGNGRSYGDSCLNPNGALLCARGLDRFVAFDPATGVLRCEAGVTLADIIELVLPQGWFLPVTPGTRYVTIAGAIANDVHGKNHHRTGSFGHHVRAFELLRSDGERRLCTPHDADGWFAATLGGLGLTGLITWAELQLRRVASPALETENIRFGSLDEFFALSAASADSHEYSVAWIDCLASGKARGRGHFTRADHCTGLPQEQPKPPGKGLSMPITPPISLVNKASLRPFNTLYYWRQPAPRKRSVSHLLPFFYPLDGIRDWNRMYGPAGFLQYQCVLPPSASRDGVDALLGEIARSGSGSFLAVLKEFGNTPSLGMLSFPRPGTTLALDFPNTGPAVLSLLERLDRIVDETGGALYPAKDARMAACSFQRAYGRWREFSGYLDPRFSSGFWRRVTE; encoded by the coding sequence ATGGCGGCGGGGCAATCCTGGGGGCGATATCCCAGAGCGCAGCAGATGTTGCTACCGATCAACGATCGTGCGGCGAATCTGCCCGCATTCGACGGCCTTGCCCTGCCGCGTGGTAACGGACGCAGTTATGGCGACAGTTGCCTGAACCCGAATGGCGCACTGCTGTGCGCGCGCGGACTTGATCGCTTCGTCGCCTTCGACCCGGCTACTGGCGTGTTGCGTTGCGAAGCCGGTGTCACCCTCGCCGACATCATCGAGCTGGTGCTGCCACAGGGCTGGTTTCTGCCGGTCACGCCTGGCACACGCTATGTGACCATCGCCGGCGCGATCGCCAACGACGTGCACGGCAAGAACCATCACCGTACCGGCAGCTTCGGCCATCACGTGCGCGCATTCGAATTGCTGCGCAGCGATGGCGAGCGCCGCCTCTGCACGCCGCACGATGCCGATGGCTGGTTCGCAGCCACGTTGGGGGGGCTGGGCTTGACCGGGCTGATCACCTGGGCCGAACTTCAATTGCGCCGCGTCGCTAGCCCGGCGCTGGAAACGGAGAACATACGCTTCGGCTCGCTCGACGAGTTCTTTGCGCTGTCGGCAGCATCGGCAGATAGCCACGAATACAGCGTAGCCTGGATCGATTGCCTGGCAAGCGGGAAGGCGCGTGGTCGAGGACATTTCACCCGTGCCGATCATTGCACCGGGCTGCCCCAGGAACAGCCGAAGCCCCCAGGCAAGGGTCTGTCCATGCCGATCACGCCACCGATTTCGTTGGTGAACAAGGCATCTCTGCGACCCTTCAACACGCTCTACTACTGGCGCCAACCCGCACCGCGCAAGCGCTCTGTCAGCCATCTCCTGCCGTTCTTCTATCCGCTGGACGGCATCCGAGACTGGAACCGCATGTACGGACCCGCCGGCTTTCTGCAATACCAGTGTGTGCTGCCGCCGAGCGCCTCCCGCGATGGCGTCGATGCCTTGCTGGGCGAAATCGCACGCAGTGGTAGCGGCTCGTTCCTGGCTGTGCTGAAGGAGTTCGGCAACACACCGTCCCTGGGCATGCTGTCCTTTCCCAGGCCGGGCACCACGCTTGCACTGGATTTTCCCAATACCGGTCCTGCTGTGTTGAGCCTGCTCGAACGCCTCGACCGCATCGTCGACGAGACTGGCGGCGCTCTGTACCCTGCCAAGGACGCACGTATGGCTGCGTGTTCGTTTCAGCGCGCCTACGGCCGCTGGCGCGAATTCAGCGGCTATCTCGATCCACGTTTTTCTTCCGGCTTCTGGCGCCGGGTCACGGAGTAG
- a CDS encoding electron transfer flavoprotein subunit beta/FixA family protein: protein MKILVAYKRVVDYNVRIQVKPDGSGVVTDGVKLSPNPFDEIALEEALRLRDAGIATEVVVATLAPADAAAHLRNGLAMGANRAIHVVTDAAIQPLTAARALLKLVEKEQPDLVILGKQAIDDDANQTGQMLATLWGRPQATFAGKLVVADGKATVTREVDAGLETLEVDLPAVITTDLRLNEPRFIKLPDIMKAKSKPMETLAFADLGVDAHDSLTTTHYAAPAKRSRGVMVKDAAELVAALKQKGLL from the coding sequence ATGAAAATCCTCGTCGCCTACAAGCGCGTGGTGGACTACAACGTCCGCATTCAGGTCAAGCCAGATGGCTCCGGCGTGGTGACCGACGGCGTCAAGCTGTCACCGAACCCGTTCGACGAAATCGCCCTCGAAGAAGCGTTGCGCCTGCGCGATGCCGGCATTGCCACCGAGGTAGTGGTCGCCACTCTCGCCCCGGCCGATGCCGCCGCGCACCTGCGCAACGGCCTGGCCATGGGTGCCAACCGCGCCATCCACGTGGTCACCGATGCGGCCATCCAGCCACTGACTGCTGCACGTGCCCTGCTGAAGCTGGTCGAGAAGGAGCAGCCCGATCTGGTGATCCTGGGCAAGCAGGCCATCGACGATGACGCCAACCAGACCGGCCAGATGCTGGCCACCTTGTGGGGTCGCCCTCAGGCGACCTTCGCCGGCAAGCTGGTGGTTGCCGATGGCAAGGCCACGGTGACGCGCGAAGTGGATGCCGGCCTGGAAACGCTGGAAGTGGACCTGCCGGCGGTGATCACCACCGATCTGCGCCTGAACGAGCCGCGCTTCATCAAGCTGCCGGACATCATGAAGGCCAAGAGCAAGCCGATGGAGACCCTGGCTTTCGCCGATCTGGGCGTGGACGCGCACGACAGTCTGACCACCACCCACTACGCGGCACCGGCCAAGCGCAGCCGCGGCGTGATGGTCAAGGACGCCGCCGAACTGGTGGCCGCACTCAAGCAGAAGGGGTTGCTGTAA
- the rfbD gene encoding dTDP-4-dehydrorhamnose reductase has translation MTILVFGANGQVGTELLRALAVDGAVTATTRSGQLPDGTACETADFDAPGTLTGLLERIHPTAVVNAAAYTAVDRAEQDRDSAMRANAQSPGVIAQWCAAHEVPLVHYSTDYVFDGQGSAPYREDSHTSPLGVYGETKLAGEQAIRESGAQHLILRTAWVYASHGANFLRTMLRVGAERDELRVVADQIGTPTPAALIANVTAQLLRQRSHSTSGTWHLTAAGQTSWHGFAEAIFDQAVAAGLLARAPRVVPITTADYPTPAKRPAYSRLSVDKLQNDFGIVLPQWQAGLQQVIAELAAARR, from the coding sequence GTGACCATTTTGGTTTTCGGCGCAAACGGGCAGGTCGGCACCGAATTGTTGCGTGCGCTTGCGGTCGATGGCGCAGTAACCGCGACGACACGCAGTGGTCAACTGCCTGATGGCACCGCTTGCGAAACTGCCGATTTCGACGCGCCAGGCACGTTGACAGGTCTGCTGGAGCGCATCCATCCAACCGCTGTGGTCAATGCCGCCGCCTACACCGCGGTGGATCGTGCCGAGCAGGATCGCGACAGCGCCATGCGTGCAAATGCGCAATCTCCAGGCGTCATCGCGCAATGGTGTGCTGCGCACGAGGTGCCATTGGTGCATTACTCCACCGATTACGTCTTCGACGGGCAAGGCAGCGCGCCCTATCGCGAAGACTCGCACACCTCGCCGCTGGGCGTGTATGGCGAAACCAAGCTCGCTGGCGAGCAGGCGATCCGGGAGTCGGGCGCCCAACATCTGATCTTGCGCACTGCCTGGGTGTATGCCTCGCATGGTGCCAATTTCCTGCGCACGATGCTGCGCGTGGGTGCAGAGCGCGACGAATTGCGGGTGGTGGCCGACCAGATCGGTACACCAACGCCTGCTGCCTTGATTGCCAATGTCACCGCGCAGTTGCTGCGTCAGCGCAGTCACAGTACGTCGGGGACCTGGCACCTGACGGCGGCGGGCCAGACAAGTTGGCACGGGTTTGCCGAGGCCATCTTCGATCAGGCCGTCGCGGCGGGCTTGCTGGCGCGTGCGCCGCGTGTCGTGCCGATCACCACAGCGGACTACCCGACGCCAGCGAAGCGGCCGGCATATTCGCGGTTGTCGGTCGACAAGCTGCAGAACGATTTTGGCATCGTGTTGCCGCAATGGCAGGCCGGCTTGCAGCAGGTGATTGCCGAGTTGGCTGCGGCCAGACGTTGA
- the rfbC gene encoding dTDP-4-dehydrorhamnose 3,5-epimerase, producing MKVIETKLSGCVVIEPAVFGDERGYFFETWNAERFGQQGLPTRFVQSNVSTSAKGVLRGLHYQWPRPQGKLVSVLEGEVYDVAVDVRHGSPTFGQWEAVVLSAENKRQFWIPEGFAHGFAVLSERAVFSYLCTDVYVKEADAGVRWDDAAIGIDWPISDPVLSAKDAAAPFLADVPVERLPVFSP from the coding sequence ATGAAAGTGATTGAAACCAAGCTGTCTGGCTGCGTGGTGATCGAGCCGGCGGTGTTTGGCGATGAGCGCGGCTATTTTTTCGAGACCTGGAACGCGGAACGTTTTGGCCAACAGGGTTTGCCGACTCGCTTCGTGCAAAGCAACGTGTCGACGTCGGCCAAAGGCGTGCTGCGCGGCTTGCACTACCAGTGGCCGCGGCCGCAGGGCAAGCTGGTCAGCGTGCTCGAAGGCGAGGTCTACGACGTGGCCGTTGACGTACGCCATGGCTCGCCTACCTTCGGCCAGTGGGAGGCAGTGGTACTGAGCGCAGAAAACAAAAGGCAATTCTGGATTCCGGAAGGCTTTGCGCACGGCTTTGCGGTGCTGTCAGAACGCGCGGTCTTCAGTTACCTGTGCACTGACGTCTACGTCAAGGAAGCCGACGCAGGCGTGCGTTGGGACGATGCGGCAATCGGGATCGACTGGCCGATCAGCGACCCGGTGCTTTCCGCCAAGGACGCGGCTGCGCCGTTCCTGGCCGATGTGCCGGTCGAGCGCCTGCCGGTGTTCTCTCCGTGA
- a CDS encoding electron transfer flavoprotein subunit alpha/FixB family protein: MAKVLIVAEHLNGQLNAATAKTLSAALAVSPESIDVVVLAADPAAVAAQAAQLAGVARVLTVTNAANEHAVAQVLGPQIAQLAGQGYTHVFGPSTTFGKDLMPVVAALLGVNQISDLMTVEDAYTFKRPIYAGNAIITVKAPADQVVVATVRSASWPEAATGGSAAVESASIDVALPVHTRFIGLAAGNSDRPDLQSAKRVVSGGRGVGSAENFQHIYSLADKLGAAVGASRAAVDAGYVPNELQVGQTGKIIAPELYVAIGISGAIQHLTGIKDAGTIVAINKDPESPIFEIADIGLVGDLFTLLPELEAALG; the protein is encoded by the coding sequence ATGGCCAAGGTTCTCATCGTTGCCGAACATCTCAACGGCCAGCTCAACGCGGCCACCGCCAAGACGCTGAGCGCCGCCCTGGCCGTATCGCCCGAGTCGATCGACGTGGTGGTGCTGGCCGCCGATCCTGCGGCCGTTGCCGCCCAGGCCGCTCAGTTGGCGGGTGTTGCCCGCGTGCTGACGGTGACCAACGCTGCCAACGAACACGCCGTCGCGCAGGTGCTTGGCCCCCAGATCGCGCAGCTGGCCGGTCAGGGCTACACCCATGTCTTCGGCCCCTCCACCACCTTCGGCAAGGACCTGATGCCGGTGGTGGCCGCGCTGCTGGGCGTGAACCAGATCTCCGACCTGATGACGGTCGAAGATGCGTATACCTTCAAGCGCCCGATCTACGCCGGCAATGCCATCATCACCGTGAAGGCGCCGGCCGACCAGGTCGTGGTGGCAACCGTGCGCAGCGCCTCGTGGCCGGAAGCGGCTACCGGCGGAAGCGCAGCGGTCGAATCCGCCAGCATCGATGTCGCACTGCCGGTGCACACCCGCTTCATCGGCCTGGCTGCAGGCAACTCCGACCGCCCCGACCTGCAGAGCGCCAAGCGTGTGGTGTCCGGCGGTCGCGGCGTCGGCTCGGCAGAGAACTTCCAGCATATCTACAGCCTGGCAGACAAACTCGGTGCCGCCGTGGGTGCTTCGCGTGCGGCGGTCGATGCCGGCTACGTGCCCAACGAGCTGCAGGTCGGACAGACCGGCAAGATCATCGCGCCCGAGCTCTACGTGGCGATTGGCATCAGCGGCGCGATCCAGCATCTGACCGGCATCAAGGACGCTGGCACCATCGTGGCGATCAACAAGGATCCGGAGTCGCCGATCTTCGAGATCGCCGATATCGGGTTGGTGGGGGATTTATTTACGCTGCTGCCTGAGTTGGAGGCTGCGCTGGGCTAA
- the rfbB gene encoding dTDP-glucose 4,6-dehydratase produces MATWLVTGGAGFIGGNFVLEAVSRGIRVVNLDALTYAGNLNTLASLEGNADHVFIKGDIGDGALVTRLLQEYQPDAVLNFAAESHVDRSIEGPGAFIQTNVVGTLALLEAVRDYWKGLPDTRRDAFRFLHVSTDEVYGTLGETGKFTETTPYAPNSPYSASKAASDHLVRAFHHTYGLPVLTTNCSNNYGPYHFPEKLIPLVIAKALAGEPLPVYGDGKQVRDWLFVSDHCEAIRTVLAKGRVGETYNVGGNSERQNIEVVQAICALLDQHRPREDGKPRASQITYVTDRPGHDRRYAIDASKLKNELGWEPAYTFEQGIAQTIEWYLTNQTWVQGVLDGSYRLERIGATA; encoded by the coding sequence GTGGCGACTTGGCTAGTAACCGGCGGTGCCGGCTTCATCGGCGGCAATTTTGTTCTTGAAGCGGTCTCGCGCGGGATTCGCGTGGTCAATCTCGACGCGCTGACCTACGCAGGAAATCTGAACACGTTGGCATCGCTGGAAGGCAACGCCGATCACGTGTTCATCAAGGGCGATATCGGCGACGGGGCGCTCGTCACCCGGCTGCTGCAGGAGTACCAGCCCGACGCGGTCCTGAACTTCGCAGCCGAAAGCCACGTGGATCGCTCGATCGAAGGCCCGGGCGCCTTCATCCAGACCAATGTCGTCGGCACCCTGGCATTGCTCGAGGCGGTTCGCGATTACTGGAAGGGGTTGCCGGACACGCGCCGCGACGCGTTCCGTTTTCTGCACGTCTCCACCGACGAGGTCTACGGCACGCTCGGCGAAACCGGCAAGTTCACCGAAACCACGCCCTACGCACCCAATTCGCCGTATTCGGCCTCCAAGGCCGCTTCGGATCACCTGGTGCGCGCGTTCCACCACACCTATGGGCTGCCGGTGCTGACCACCAATTGCTCGAACAACTACGGCCCGTACCACTTTCCCGAAAAGCTCATCCCGCTGGTCATCGCCAAGGCACTGGCTGGCGAGCCGCTGCCGGTCTACGGCGACGGCAAGCAGGTGCGCGACTGGCTGTTCGTCAGCGACCATTGCGAGGCGATCCGCACGGTTCTTGCCAAGGGCAGGGTCGGTGAGACCTACAACGTGGGCGGCAACTCCGAACGTCAGAACATCGAAGTCGTGCAGGCGATCTGCGCACTGCTGGATCAACATCGTCCGCGCGAAGATGGCAAGCCGCGTGCGAGCCAGATCACTTACGTCACCGATCGGCCAGGGCATGACCGGCGCTATGCGATCGACGCCTCCAAATTGAAGAACGAACTGGGTTGGGAACCTGCCTACACCTTCGAGCAAGGGATTGCGCAGACGATCGAGTGGTACCTGACCAATCAGACGTGGGTACAGGGTGTATTGGACGGAAGCTACCGCCTGGAACGCATCGGCGCGACGGCATAA
- a CDS encoding mannose-1-phosphate guanylyltransferase/mannose-6-phosphate isomerase has protein sequence MSDVLPIILSGGSGTRLWPLSRESYPKQFLPLVGDKSMLQATWLRSAPVAGHAPIVVANEEHRFMAAEQLQQLGVKPSAILLEPKGRNTAPAIAVAALEAMRNGADPLLLVLPSDHVIQNEAAFQAAVTAAAGAAEQGKLVTFGIKPTAPETGYGYIKAGAGTGATAVERFVEKPDLATAQGYLASGEYYWNSGMFLFRASRYLEELRKFHPAIADACQKAWENGKRDADFTRLDKDAFAASPSDSIDYAVMEKTADAVVVPLDAGWNDVGSWSSLLDVSEQDAHGNAHHGDVIQVDCRNTYAYGSRLIAMVGLEDVVVVETPDAVLVGHRDRIQEVKDVVGQIKTAGRSEATWHRKVYRPWGAYDSIDMGQRHQVKRITVKPGAVLSLQMHHHRAEHWIVVSGTAEVTRGDEVLLLTENQSTYIPLGVTHRLRNPGKLPLELIEVQSGSYLGEDDIVRFEDTYGRA, from the coding sequence ATGAGCGACGTCCTACCCATCATTTTGTCCGGCGGTTCCGGCACGCGCCTGTGGCCGCTGTCGCGCGAATCCTATCCCAAGCAGTTCCTGCCGCTGGTCGGCGACAAGAGCATGTTGCAGGCGACCTGGCTGCGCTCGGCTCCGGTCGCAGGCCATGCGCCGATCGTGGTTGCCAACGAAGAACATCGGTTCATGGCAGCCGAGCAGTTGCAGCAGCTGGGCGTGAAGCCCTCAGCCATTTTGTTGGAGCCCAAGGGGCGCAATACCGCCCCGGCGATCGCGGTCGCTGCCCTGGAAGCCATGCGCAACGGCGCCGACCCGCTGCTTCTGGTCCTTCCGTCCGATCACGTCATTCAGAATGAAGCCGCGTTTCAGGCCGCGGTGACGGCAGCAGCGGGTGCGGCCGAGCAGGGCAAGCTGGTCACCTTCGGCATCAAGCCGACCGCGCCCGAAACCGGCTACGGCTACATCAAGGCCGGTGCCGGGACGGGCGCCACCGCCGTCGAGCGTTTCGTCGAGAAGCCCGACCTGGCCACCGCGCAGGGTTACCTCGCCAGCGGCGAGTACTACTGGAACAGCGGCATGTTCCTGTTCCGTGCCTCGCGCTACCTGGAGGAACTGCGCAAGTTCCACCCGGCCATTGCCGATGCCTGCCAGAAAGCCTGGGAAAACGGCAAGCGCGATGCCGACTTCACCCGCCTGGACAAGGACGCGTTCGCAGCCAGCCCGTCGGATTCGATCGACTACGCGGTGATGGAAAAGACCGCCGATGCGGTCGTGGTCCCACTGGATGCCGGCTGGAACGATGTCGGTTCGTGGTCGTCGCTGCTGGATGTGTCCGAGCAGGACGCCCACGGCAACGCGCATCATGGCGACGTGATCCAGGTCGACTGCCGCAATACCTACGCCTATGGCTCGCGCCTGATCGCCATGGTCGGCCTGGAAGACGTGGTCGTCGTCGAGACGCCGGACGCCGTGCTGGTCGGTCATCGCGATCGCATCCAGGAGGTCAAGGACGTGGTCGGCCAGATCAAGACGGCTGGCCGTTCCGAGGCCACCTGGCATCGCAAGGTCTATCGTCCGTGGGGCGCCTACGATTCCATCGACATGGGCCAGCGCCACCAGGTCAAGCGCATCACCGTCAAACCCGGTGCCGTGCTGAGCCTGCAAATGCACCACCATCGCGCCGAACACTGGATCGTGGTGAGCGGAACCGCCGAAGTCACCCGTGGCGACGAGGTCCTGCTGCTGACCGAAAACCAGAGTACCTACATCCCGCTGGGCGTAACCCATCGCCTGCGCAATCCGGGCAAGTTGCCGCTGGAGCTGATCGAAGTGCAGTCCGGCAGCTACCTGGGCGAAGACGACATCGTGCGTTTTGAGGATACCTACGGCCGAGCTTGA
- a CDS encoding UbiA family prenyltransferase, with amino-acid sequence MDLDGTLLNSDILYESLLALLARSPLYLFLLPLWLLRGKAALKRELASRVALPAETLPYNPQVLELLRTTTQRPRVLCTASDALLVTPIAAHLGLFEQVIASDGKRNLSGRNKADVLVETFGQGNFDYAGNGSVDLHVWDKAGGAWVVNNGTALAKAAAQRTTVHAHWPAPSRGSAWLKALRLHQWLKNLLVFVPLLTAHRFLDLESVVQSTIALVAFGLCASGVYILNDLLDLTPDRQHPRKRRRPFAAGRLPLLQGLLVAPALTIAGLLLSLACSIEFTLVLLAYYVMTLAYSLRLKRIVMIDVVLLAALYTVRIIGGAMAIGIELSFWLLAFSMFMFLSLALLKRYTELHAMLSSGKTKASGRAYSVEDLSLLQSMGTAAGYIAVMVMALYINSPESVELYRNPKLLWLVCPVLLYWVSRVWIIAHRGEMHDDPIVFAATDRVSQIVVVLCGLFALSAI; translated from the coding sequence GTGGATCTGGATGGCACGCTTCTGAATTCGGACATCCTTTACGAGTCGTTACTCGCCTTGCTGGCGCGCAGCCCGCTGTATCTGTTCCTGCTGCCGCTGTGGCTGTTGCGCGGCAAGGCGGCGCTGAAACGCGAGCTGGCCTCGCGCGTGGCATTGCCCGCAGAAACCCTGCCCTACAACCCCCAGGTACTGGAGCTTCTGCGAACCACGACACAGCGCCCGCGGGTGCTGTGCACCGCCTCTGACGCGCTGCTGGTGACGCCAATAGCCGCGCATCTGGGCTTGTTCGAACAAGTGATCGCAAGCGACGGCAAGCGCAACCTGTCCGGCCGCAACAAGGCAGATGTGCTGGTTGAGACGTTCGGCCAGGGCAACTTCGATTACGCCGGCAACGGCAGCGTGGACCTGCACGTGTGGGACAAGGCCGGCGGCGCCTGGGTCGTCAACAATGGCACTGCGCTTGCGAAGGCCGCAGCGCAACGCACGACAGTGCATGCGCACTGGCCCGCTCCATCGCGCGGCAGCGCATGGCTCAAGGCTCTGCGACTACATCAATGGTTGAAGAATCTGTTGGTGTTCGTCCCGCTGCTCACCGCGCACCGCTTCCTGGATCTGGAATCGGTAGTGCAATCCACAATTGCACTGGTGGCATTCGGGCTGTGCGCATCCGGCGTGTATATCCTCAATGACCTGCTCGATCTGACCCCGGACCGTCAGCATCCGCGCAAGCGAAGGCGACCGTTCGCTGCTGGCCGACTGCCCTTGTTGCAAGGCCTGCTTGTCGCGCCCGCGCTCACCATTGCCGGACTGCTGCTTTCCCTGGCCTGCAGCATCGAGTTTACGCTGGTGTTGTTGGCCTATTACGTCATGACCCTGGCCTATTCGCTGCGTTTGAAGCGCATTGTGATGATTGATGTGGTGCTGCTTGCAGCGCTATACACCGTGCGCATCATCGGCGGAGCGATGGCGATCGGTATCGAATTGTCGTTTTGGCTACTGGCCTTCTCGATGTTCATGTTCCTATCGCTGGCATTGCTCAAGCGCTACACGGAGCTGCATGCCATGTTGAGCAGCGGCAAGACCAAGGCCAGTGGGCGTGCGTACTCGGTGGAGGATCTTTCGCTGCTGCAGTCGATGGGCACGGCGGCCGGCTACATCGCGGTAATGGTGATGGCGCTGTACATCAACAGTCCCGAGAGTGTGGAGCTGTACCGCAATCCCAAGCTGCTCTGGCTGGTGTGTCCGGTGTTGCTGTACTGGGTGAGCCGAGTCTGGATCATCGCCCATCGCGGAGAGATGCATGATGACCCGATCGTGTTCGCCGCCACCGATCGCGTAAGCCAGATCGTTGTGGTGCTGTGCGGGTTATTCGCCCTGAGCGCCATCTGA
- the rfbA gene encoding glucose-1-phosphate thymidylyltransferase RfbA, whose translation MTQRKGIILAGGSGTRLYPITKGVSKQLLPVYDKPMIYYPLSVLMLAGIRDILIINTPHEQALFQSLLGDGSQWGVNIQYAVQPSPDGLAQAYLIGRDFVDGKPSCLVLGDNIFHGHGLTETLRRADAREQGATVFGYWVNDPERYGVAEFDQHGKVIDIAEKPEKPRSNYAVTGLYFYDGKASDYAAALQPSPRGELEITDLNRCYLDAGNLHLEPLGRGYAWLDTGTHQSLHEAANFIETIQMRQGLQVCCPEEIAFGQGWIDAEQLERLAAPLRKNDYGKYLHELALRGVVP comes from the coding sequence ATGACACAACGCAAAGGCATCATTCTGGCGGGTGGATCCGGCACGCGCCTGTATCCGATCACCAAGGGCGTCAGCAAGCAGCTGCTGCCGGTGTACGACAAGCCGATGATCTATTACCCGCTCAGTGTTCTGATGCTGGCGGGCATCCGTGACATCCTGATCATCAATACGCCCCATGAGCAGGCACTGTTTCAGTCGCTGCTGGGCGATGGCTCGCAGTGGGGAGTCAACATCCAATATGCCGTGCAACCGAGTCCCGATGGACTGGCGCAGGCGTATCTGATCGGCCGCGATTTCGTCGATGGCAAGCCGAGCTGCCTGGTATTGGGCGACAACATCTTTCATGGGCATGGCTTGACCGAGACGCTGCGCCGTGCCGATGCGCGCGAGCAGGGCGCAACGGTCTTCGGTTACTGGGTCAATGACCCGGAGCGCTATGGCGTCGCCGAATTCGATCAGCACGGCAAGGTCATCGATATTGCCGAAAAGCCGGAAAAACCCCGCTCCAACTATGCGGTCACGGGTCTGTATTTCTACGATGGCAAGGCCAGCGACTATGCGGCTGCGCTGCAGCCATCTCCACGCGGTGAGCTGGAGATCACCGATCTCAATCGCTGCTATCTCGATGCGGGCAACCTGCATCTTGAGCCGCTGGGGCGTGGCTATGCGTGGCTGGATACCGGTACGCATCAGTCGTTGCACGAAGCAGCCAATTTCATCGAGACCATCCAGATGCGGCAAGGTCTGCAGGTGTGTTGCCCTGAAGAAATCGCGTTTGGCCAGGGCTGGATCGATGCCGAGCAACTGGAGCGCCTGGCAGCACCGTTGCGAAAGAACGACTACGGCAAGTATCTGCACGAATTGGCGTTAAGAGGAGTTGTTCCATGA